From the genome of Phlebotomus papatasi isolate M1 chromosome 2, Ppap_2.1, whole genome shotgun sequence:
CAGACTCTTATTTTCCAACACTAATATACACAACTAAAATAATCAAGACATCAATAACTTTTACTGCTTTAAATCTtcctcaataaattttatttgttatttttcgtTTGTTTAAAGCAATAACATTATACAATCAATATTTTACGTATTAAATTCTTCGCATATTTCTTTGTCTTATCTGATAACAGAGACTGCCAACGATATCGTCATGTTGGGTTCAATACCTCTTTTCGAGTGCGAACTATAaaaccattttgcaaaaatgcTTCATTGGTCTGAAAATCAAGGTTTTTTCTCTGCATgttaaaacattgaaaaattgcaaaatttcctTAAAgcatggcaaaaaaaaatttggtaaCACCGTCTGCATAATAAATTTTGGAGAGACCTTAATTATTCGGCTACAAGAACGAAATAGAAGAAGGTTGAATAAGCTGCGAAAGGTCAGATTTACTGGTGAAAGGACTCAGTCAGATGTCGCTAATGTTAGATAAACTGcatgttttgtaaaaatttagtaatgggctataaaactattaaaattatattgttaTATTGTGGAATTTTTTGTGGAGAAAATGCTTAACGATCACGCAAGAGCTGCTCCAGGTTCAACAGGAACATCAAGTGAGGGTAACTTTGGTGGTTCTGATGGAGGAACAGGAAAAACAGGTGGCGAAGCAGGTGGTGAAGCTGGAGGTACAGCAGCCCCAGCATTGCTACTTCCTCCAAATGTACTGATGAAGACGTTAATAAGGGTGATTAGGAAGACGCCTAGAACTGAGAGGTTGTTGATTCTGTTTGCACTGGCCATTCCACTTCTTTTACGCATGTTGAATCTATGGCTCCAGATGAGCATAATGCCAACAGCCACTTGGAGAACAAGACTGCTGATGATGAGAGTGATGCTCACATAGAAGTACACGTTGTCATCCCGCGTTTCCAGGATATACCGGAGTTGATTTGTATTAGCTGACAATAGGGCCAAGTCTAGCATCCCTTGAGCCATACTTTTCTTCTGCAGGTACTGTGATATATCCACGCCCTGGagttttaagcaaaaaaaaggaaaacagataatttccaaaattcaaatttgtaatCTCTTAAAATAAGAGATGCAACGAGTTACTGATCTACAATCaacaatttatttcaaattcctgttttttgatattttttgtactCAAGttgttttcaaataatttttctcgcATATCACTTACTTTCGGTTTGTGAGGCGGACCAATGCCGCCGGGAGGTACACTATCTACAACACAGTCTTCTGGTTTTTCTGGTGGAATGCCTTCAAGAATatcttattaaacaaaaaatttctaTTGATTTGCAATTTTTGTACCTTTTTCTGGATCTTCTGAAGAAGGTTTATCTTTCGTGGAATCTTTTATTTCTAGATCTTCATTTTCATCTGCCGTGAGAAAATCTGAATCATCACTATCATCAGATTTCTCTAATAAATCCCCTTCAGTCTTCTTGGAAAAATCTCCATCTTCACTCTTTCTTAAAGACTGCACATCATCGTCATTCTTTAACAAATATTCTTCTTCAGTTTTCTTTGGAATaactttttcttcacttttcacACCACTTTTTATTCCTTTATTAACTTTTACTTCTGGTATATTTTCTTGGTCTTTTTCAAGAAGCTTCATTTCCTCTTCGGGAAGTATATTGACTGACCCATTTTcactttcttttctttgtcgGCGACTTTTGAGAGACTTATAAGCCCCCGATAAACTATCTATCATTCTTCTTCCGGTTTCGCGCTTAAATGACGGATATTTCTTGCTGAACTTATCAAAAGCGACATCCAGCACACTCTGATGGAATCCTGCGCCACTAGCCATTAAGTTTCTCTTCCAGAAACGACCAACCCGAGCACTTGACAAGAAGCTAACTGAGGTGCTTCCAACGGTGTCTTCTTCACAGATTCCGACAAAATTGCTCGCTTTTCAACATTATGTCTAGGTGAGTAAATCAATCAGCCACTTGGAATTTTATCTGTAAAACTCAAACTGccagaaaatacaaaaaaaaacttaatgtaTTTAATCATTTACTATTTCATTGTTACATAGGGGAACGTAAGGATATTTGAAGAGTATTGTACTTCCTAGCAATGCATAGtgatcattttcaatttaacttaatatttttattaaataagcaTACCAACAGAAACCTCCTTTACCACGATCATGGATTAGGAGAGGTCGAGGTacaattagccagcaaatgacaTACTTCTTTGATTTCAATTTGTGATAAAACGTTTGAACCAGaccaataaatatttcaatgaatagggagAGAGGTGTTTACTTTATATATAAATAGAAGTTTACTTAATATTTCTTCTAGGGCACACTAGAACATTACAGTGTCTAATTctgccctggtctcccctatatcACTTACATAAAACAGATATTAAGAAGATTGAAGTATGGTACAGTGAAGTAACAGGGAATCGCACCTAAATTGAACTTTTGAGATTTCCTTAGTATTTTAGATggacaaaaggaaaaaacatgAAGTAGTTTTTGAGGactatttttactttttcgtgGTACAACTTTTCATCATTGCTCATTAGAAACAAtaagaaatccaaaaaattgcaatttaagtCCGATTCCAAATTATACCTCACTGTatccttcattttttttaaaaagtgagtcgtttatataaaaataaaagtgtaaGACCTATTTTGAATTCTAGgttctataaattttaaattagaaaccGTTTCCTAAGATTCTAATGATTTGCCAATAAGCAAGAAAATATCACGAATAATAATTGTTTGATGCGAGCGTTTATAAATTACAATTGCCTTCACATATGAGGTTTGTTATCTCATAACAAACGCTATCTCGTGTCTTCTTATCTTAGCAGCTCAAACAGAAATAAACCAGCCTTTGGCCACAGACATACCAAAAATGCACTTTCGAGCTACTTTGAGAATTTTGGTTTAATTTTGAGAATTATAATTCAGGAGGTGTCCTCGTTGGAACATAAATTGGGAATTAGTTTCTCATTTCTGGAGGAGGATCTGCTACTCCAAAGGACGATATAAAAACATTGACAATGGTGATTAGAAAGATTCCAATTACTGTGAAGTTATTAATTCGATCTGCTTTGCAAATATCATCCTGATTTTTAACATTGTAACGGCTATTGATGATGAGTCCTATACCAACGGCAACCTGAAGGATTAAACTCATTGATATGAAGGTAACGCTGAAGTAATAATAAGGATGCCTGTTGTAGGATTCTAAAACGTAGCGAAGTTGATTGGCATTAGCTGATAAAAGCGCCAAATCCATCATGCCTTGAGCCAGAGTCTTCTTATGCTGATATACATTCACATCTGGAATGATTCTGGGAGTATCCGGAACTGTCATCtgttgacaaaattgaaaaacttaatAATATTGATTGACTTAAATACAAATGAAACTTTGGAAAGTACTAACGATGCCTGGTCCAAAATCTGGAGCATAAGGAAAATTAGCAGGAACGCTTCCTCGGCGTGGTCCGAGACCATTTGGTGGGATGGCCTTTTCGTCAATTTCATCTTCTTCTCCAACCCTTGGACCTATGTCTGGTACTGAGGAAGGAAAGAACCCATCATCCACTCCTGGACGAGCAGCTGAAGTAAAAGGTATATCATCATCAGGACTGTCATTTTCATCGATTTCTGGTCCTAAAATGATACGATAATGAAAGGTTTCTAAGCTTGGTTAGAACTTCAGGGAACTTAAAACTTCTCTATTTAATTTCcgaaagaacaaatatttttcaatattagataaaaaaaaaatatttttaaattatccttATCAGAATCAAATGCACAAAACATGTTACAATTCATATGATGTCACTGTAGAGCAAtccaaaatcagtgtttacataAGATTACAGACCCGAAATCTGTGCTTGCCATTTAATGTTATATCACGAGTGTCTTATCAGACATTTTCGAGTGACTCTTTTTATTGGAAGCTCTGCAAGTGCCGAAAATTTAGATAATAAACACTACACTAGGGCAATAAAGtgaaactaaaagaaaattcacctgCAATTGGTGGGAAACGGCGAGGAAGATCTGTTTCCAAAAGAGGTGCAGCATCATTAATTGCAGCATCTACACTCCTCCGACTTCTCCTCGGTGATCTCTACCATGCAAAAACGAGGAAAAATTCAATGAGTCTTTTCATCATAGTGAGTCAATCAAATACGGAAACCGAATCATTCACGCATTTGACAGAAATCTCTCACAAAAGCTCTAGGaatgttttcaattaatttcaacAAGCAAGTAGTTAAGATTAGAagcatagaaaattgaaattatcaGTCCAAGGAATCTGCGAAGATAATTTGCTAATAAAGTGGGGAAGATATTTCACGCGATCATGCAACAGTGATagataaattacaattttaatcaCTTCTGCAATATCATACTCATATAAACAATACCGAGTTTGTCGtattgaaaagtaatttttattcacGTTCGTCGATTGACTTTTGCATCATCTTTTATTCATGGGAGTTTCCACAACTAGATAATCATTGCTGTGTTAACAAAATCGCTTGACAAAGAACTTTACTATAGTACTATAATATAGTAGACTATAGTAGTTTACTTTCaacaataagatttttttcagcAAGAACTAGATAACTTTATGCTTAATTTGAactattaattaaaatagataCAAATACTGAGTATTAAAGTTTATCATTTTGGAAGTCACCACGGGATGACTTTTATAATATCACGCATATATATTTAAAGAAAGTCTTAAGGACTGACAACAAAGTTTTTCTATCCTCTTATCTTCGCAATAGTgctataaaattattgtttgcTGAATAAAACTGGTTTAACAAAGGCGATTATCTACAAACAATCAGATAAAATGAAGTTAAAAGTGACTCCTGaggtatttattttatataaaatctaATGATTCAACTGAACAATCAAAAGGTGTGctcatgggatttttttttcaatttctcacaAATTAACACGATCCATTGACTCTTTCAAGCATTTCTGTGAATGATAAATAAATGCCAAGTACCGAGCAAAGACTTTTCTTATTGGGAACTTACGCTTGCTGAACCAGGAGAAGCTGATCGAGATCTTCTGTAGGCATTATCTGCTGAATTCCTCCGGGATCTTCTGCCTCGAGGTACTTCACTTTCTTCATGGAAAGTTTCTCGTATATTTTCTCCAATCGTTGGGAGATGTATAGCTACATGGTGAGTCGATGTGGACATCTTTAGACTTTCCAAAATTCCCAAGTCAAAATGACTCACTCAATCTTAGTACAGTTTTGTCTCCGGAAATCTTTTTATCTCCTAGATCCCACGTCTTTTCGTTCTATATTTTAAAGCTTTGAATTGTTTCTTTCTACtggagaaaacaaaaaaaaaacgtccaaGGAACGTCACTCTTTTTTTAATCATATTCTGAATTTTTAATCACGCAAGTGAATTTATTACAGTATTCAAGACATTTATTGAATCATCACACACTTCTTTCTTTAATTTCaacgtaaaaaaaatttgaaagctGCAAATTCTCAGTATCACGGAAAATTGTTATGAGGAAATGTTCTGATTCTGAGAGCAGAGTATATTTTTAGAATTACACGAAAAGAACTAATTTTATGGCAAGAAAAATTATTGGTGTAATTTGCGTGAAGTTGCACAAGCCAGACCttctaaaaaatgaaaaacagaaGTTTGATCTTCAATTTCTTTCAATGTCTCAGAGTTGAGAACATAATGGATTGGagataaaattaaagattattaTAATAGGTATTTATAACAAATAGGTTATATCTGTAAAAGATTGATCGAACAAATGATCGTAGGGAATGTATatgaaataaacaaataattctaaaaaaattttttagcttGTGTAATTAACCAATTAATAAGTAAAGCCACCTAAAACTACGCACGCACACAAACAAACAAACACACAcacatgtatatatatatatatatatatatatatatatatatatatatatatatatatatatatatatatatatatatataagtaaATCCAAAATGaacattataaattaaataaaaaattgcgcTTGACTTAAATCATCCTAGAAAAAAttcgaataaaatttttaattatttaattaacggAAAATATTAACTTCATTCGAAAACATGTATATTCATCTAATTTTATTACACTGTCTGGCCAGAACAAAAATCGGAGTTAATCCTTGATATatagtctgacaaaaatcagAGTCCAGTTTGTATTATAGGTTTCATTGTGATATTCAGTCCTTCCAATTgaccaaaataaattttattcatgCTACAGTGTTTATCGTGTTTTTGATATAATCCATTGGCCAAaataaatctgttttttttttaaatacttttgcaAAGGATATATGAAAATAGTTACTAAAGTATTGACAGCTTAAGAAATATCTTTCTCAGCTACAATTTCCTCGTcatgtaaaaataattatattatttgtGATTTACATGTATTTTATAGATTACTCTAATATTAATGATGCTAAAAAGCCTCGTCCACTAGTAGATCAGATcagttttttatttatatatggaGAGTAGACTTGAAATGGACCTACTATCCCGAATATAGTAGAACTActctcttcagtttcttccggtgttcgtcagaggattgccttcttctcaatcaaagactaaaagtttttctccaaagctttcaaccctcggtatgggtcttcctcagtgggtcaattatagtctttctattgatttggaaacgTTTTTCGTCCTCTTAACACTACACATAGCCACAAAACTTActtttcttgggaaaatttactattatttttttttcttaatataattttattttttgtttgctgCTTCCTCTTCAGTGGTTTTGTTCCAAcacctctgacgaacaccggaagaaactgaagagaataTACAACTGCGTCAGATACAATATTCGAAGAAATAGTAGAACTACTTTCTTTAAttctatatataatatttatcttATGATGAAATGCCATTTATAACGAAACTTTTTTCTTTAGAATGTttagaatataaatatttttataattatttaaatttaaaaatgagttatttcttttaattttctgaaagactttgcaaaattaaattcaacCTTATCTTAATAAAAGATAAATGATATTTCTgtccatatttaaaaaaaaaatgtaagtgcCGCACATAAAGCTAAAATATCTTGATCATATTACAGAAACAttaaagaaaaagttaaaactcTTCACAggtcgaataaaaaaaatagtttttgtcgtttattatcaaaagaataagaaataggaaatgataaattttatttataaaattgtcaaacattaaaatattatgacAGAAATTTGATATTATCTTTCTTTATATGTATAAAGCAACGTTAATAAGAAAGCGaaacctcaaaatattttttgttaaaaaaaatacagttaGTGTATGTTACAACAATTAATTCCGGAGTATGGTtctacatatttttttctgtttctgaGAATTCAAAAGCATCGCTctttatctatatttttttgtaatgaaTGTTTTTCCAACTCTGTTTCAAATAGTGTAATTTGTAATTgtcttttccattatttttcattagttAATTTTAGCCAAATTTAGGattttataatttctaaaaaatcaatctAAATTAATTGAATGAAAAACTTATATTTACCTGGGTTTAAAAAAATGCACTAAAGAACTAGGTCAACAACTAGGGAAATGCACAAGTCACGATTCACTATGGAGACGCCTTATTAAATTTCCTTGCACTTTCTTTACTAGTTTCTACATAAGCACTTCAATTTCAGGGAATTTAATGTATTCTAAAgcttttagtgatttttctgaTTGATTTTTCGTGGAGATTACATAGAAAACGTCACAGAATTTTTCCTTGTTTGAGATTCTTTTAGAGAGATTCCCGTCTTCTGTAGCTCTTGGTACCAGTCTGAGATCGCGACTGGGTCCGGCGACTTAAAGAATATCCGTGCCAACCAAGCCGATACAACAAATTGGCCGCAAAACCAGTTGCGCCATCAAAACGTCATCAAATCATCTCGTGAAGGGGGGATTTTCCATGTTTGCACTCATTCAACTGAATCAGGGGAAAATGCTTCAACACTCACTCTTCGTACTTCAAATGCTCATAATCGATATTCAACCCTTTTCTTACCACAATTTCCTTGCACGAAGGTCCCAAATACACAATTCCATTCATAACATTTCGTAGAATTATTTCACGCTCTTTGTTTCTCTTTGATGCTTTTTTTGATCTGGTTAAGAAGTTAATATTTGCCATGCATTGACCTGAGCTGACATCATCTCagaaaataacataaaatgatCACGATCTTCGAATAAGCAAAACGAAAGGCGTCAGTCTGAAGATCATAACAAACTTAGGGAATTGGCGGGAAATTTTCCGCCTAAAAATAGGCAATTATTACgctcttaaaattttcttttattttacaaaatactctCTGATCCACTTGTATCATCTTAAGTCTAACAATACAcagatgtttttttcttaaaattaaatgagaTAGTCCCTCATTTCACTTATCGCTGGCACTTTTACAGATTTCACTCTCCCAGTATCTCCATAAAACACTCACACAAAGCACAAATGGTCATTACAGTCGTCATCCTCTGGACTAATACAGCAGTATGTCACCTGGCAATCGAGAATGAccgttaattaaataaatattataagatAAAAGTATTGTAAATTCAACTTACTAGAGCATTGAAGTCACTTCGTTTGGTTCTAATTTCGTGTGAATGTCCATGACGGTGTCTTCTGTGTTCCCGGGAGAATTTTCCAAGGAGAGCTACGTCAAAGGAATCCCCAATATCATTACTCTCGATGTGGAAATGTTTTCTTCTATTTAGAAATTGCTGGAGTTTGTGTGATAAACTTATGCGAATGAAGCCATTGTTCTCAGGGTAGGAATCCTGCCAACCGTGGTTAAGTGCTCGACGATGTCTTCCATCTGAAAAGAATAATTGATTATTGTTCATAAAAATTCgttattgaaaaacattttattgagataataatttaatttttcaatagaaaTGTTCATGGATTGGTATGAGGTACAATTTTGATACACCTTTCCAAATCAAGTgaaaggaaaaaggaaaattttaagaattcgtgCAATTTCCAGGATAAGTTGAGAGACTTTTATGTCCTAGACAAACTTACCGCTgaagccgagaaacgactttATGGAAAACTAATGgcaatgtagtctaatcattattttgaatacaaTTACGTTAATCCGTGTCGGCTTAAGTTGTAGCGCGTAAATATCTGTAGCGTATTAGCGTTATAATAATGTAGACTTGTATCTGAATAATAATTAAACtaaaattctttcaatttaCCACTGAAACATATAGGCCTATCGTAGACCTAAGAAGGGGAGACTCAGGAATTGCAATTTCTCTGTCGCgaatatttttggattttgtttTGCATCAAATCAAACCGGGTGGGTATTAAGTCAAACAATAAGTAAATTAC
Proteins encoded in this window:
- the LOC129801729 gene encoding uncharacterized protein LOC129801729, whose amino-acid sequence is MASGAGFHQSVLDVAFDKFSKKYPSFKRETGRRMIDSLSGAYKSLKSRRQRKESENGSVNILPEEEMKLLEKDQENIPEVKVNKGIKSGVKSEEKVIPKKTEEEYLLKNDDDVQSLRKSEDGDFSKKTEGDLLEKSDDSDDSDFLTADENEDLEIKDSTKDKPSSEDPEKGIPPEKPEDCVVDSVPPGGIGPPHKPKGVDISQYLQKKSMAQGMLDLALLSANTNQLRYILETRDDNVYFYVSITLIISSLVLQVAVGIMLIWSHRFNMRKRSGMASANRINNLSVLGVFLITLINVFISTFGGSSNAGAAVPPASPPASPPVFPVPPSEPPKLPSLDVPVEPGAALA
- the LOC129801730 gene encoding ninjurin-A-like isoform X2, whose translation is MSTSTHHVAIHLPTIGENIRETFHEESEVPRGRRSRRNSADNAYRRSRSASPGSASRSPRRSRRSVDAAINDAAPLLETDLPRRFPPIAAARPGVDDGFFPSSVPDIGPRVGEEDEIDEKAIPPNGLGPRRGSVPANFPYAPDFGPGIMTVPDTPRIIPDVNVYQHKKTLAQGMMDLALLSANANQLRYVLESYNRHPYYYFSVTFISMSLILQVAVGIGLIINSRYNVKNQDDICKADRINNFTVIGIFLITIVNVFISSFGVADPPPEMRN
- the LOC129801730 gene encoding ninjurin-A-like isoform X1, encoding MSTSTHHVAIHLPTIGENIRETFHEESEVPRGRRSRRNSADNAYRRSRSASPGSASRSPRRSRRSVDAAINDAAPLLETDLPRRFPPIAGPEIDENDSPDDDIPFTSAARPGVDDGFFPSSVPDIGPRVGEEDEIDEKAIPPNGLGPRRGSVPANFPYAPDFGPGIMTVPDTPRIIPDVNVYQHKKTLAQGMMDLALLSANANQLRYVLESYNRHPYYYFSVTFISMSLILQVAVGIGLIINSRYNVKNQDDICKADRINNFTVIGIFLITIVNVFISSFGVADPPPEMRN
- the LOC129801731 gene encoding uncharacterized protein LOC129801731 gives rise to the protein MATYSVILLLTTTILAVHVNSQLCSLRDMKEHAMNACDNLARKIRSPDSHELDPAVYSYKVFNETENGRHRRALNHGWQDSYPENNGFIRISLSHKLQQFLNRRKHFHIESNDIGDSFDVALLGKFSREHRRHRHGHSHEIRTKRSDFNALVTYCCISPEDDDCNDHLCFV